The genomic interval TTATAAGCGGCTCTATTACCTTGCTTTAGCGATTATTAAATGCCCTCATTTAGCTCATGATATTACGCAGGAGACGTTTATTAAGGCTTATTATAAAAAAGATACTATTGTCGATATGGATAAGGTTGGTGCTTGGTTATCGACGGTGGCGACAAGAACAGCGATTGATTTTTGCCGGAAACAAAAGCGGATTTGTCAGGTCTTTCAACAAGAATTAATCGAGGGAATGGGCTGCCATACCATTGTTGAATGTGAAATGGAATTAAGTTGTTTAAAGGAAGATTTATGCAGGCAAGTAATGAAATTGGCCGATAAGCAACGTGAAGTATTATTATTGAAGGTGAATGGCGGGTTGAAGGAAACCGAGATAGCGAACGTTTTGCATATGAAGCCGACGACGGTAAAAGTGAACTTATATCGAGCTCGAAAGCAGTTGAGACGAGCATTAACGGCATAAAGCAAGAAGAGGGATACGGCTCATATAGAGCTGTATCCCTCTTTAAGTGTTTGTTTCATATAATGTTTAATTTAAATTATAATTTTACAACGTTTTTAGCTTGAGGTCCGCGGTTGCCTTCTTCGATTTCGAATTCAACTTCTTGGCCTTCATCTAATGTTTTGAAGCCTTCACCTTGAATAGCAGAGAAGTGTACGAATACATCGTTTTCGCCTGGCACTTCGATAAATCCAAATCCTTTTTCGCTGTTAAACCATTTTACTTTACCTGATACTGTCATACGATAAATCCTCCTAAACATTAACAAAAGATTAATGGTGACACTTTTTTTCTTAATTGTAGAAAAATAGGCATTCACACATTAGCAAAAACCTTCACTCTTCTTTCGGAAGATGTTTGATAATATGTGAATTTTTTGATTAAATGGTAAAACCTATTATATTTGATTATAAACTAAAATATTCGAAATAACAACAAATAAACGATATAATATCTAGAAAATTCCATTTATTTTCAATTTAGTGAAAAGTAAGACTTTAATATATAAGTAGAAGAAATTTTTCTTTTATTGTATACAGGATTGAAAAATATGTGCTTGTCGATATTTGAAACTCTTTTTTTGGCAAAATGCATTTTAGGTGTACATCTTTTTTTCGCTCATGTTAAAATGGAAAGGTTGAACAGGCTATTGTGCATAGTCAAGATAAAAGTCTAAAAATCAATTGTTTATCCTGTGATTTTAAGGCTTTATTAGAGATAAAATGTAACATCATACTATACATGAAATGTAAAACTTTGATGAACGAAAGGAAAAAATTATGCCAACTTTACATGATCAGGTTCAATCAAGAAGAACCTTTGCTATTATTTCTCACCCGGATGCCGGGAAAACGACATTAACAGAAAAATTACTATTATTCGGTGGTGCGATTCGTGACGCTGGTACTGTTAAAGCACGAAAAACAGGAAAGTATGCGACAAGTGACTGGATGGAGATTGAAAAGCAGCGTGGAATTTCCGTTACATCGTCGGTTATGCAATTTGATTACAATGATTTTCGGGTGAACATCTTGGACACACCTGGTCACCAAGATTTCAGTGAAGATACGTACCGTACATTGATGGCTGTAGATAGTGCAGTCATGGTTGTCGATTCAGCAAAAGGGATTGAGGACCAAACGATGAAGCTATTTAAAGTTTGCCGAATGCGCGGAATTCCGATCTTTACCTTCATTAACAAAATGGACCGTCAAGGAAAGGAACCTCTGGAATTACTTGCAGAGCTAGAGGAAGTACTAGGCATTGAAACCTATCCAATGAATTGGCCGATTGGGATGGGGAAAGATTTTGTAGGTATCTACGATCGATTTAACAATCGGATTGAGCAATTTAAAAGTGAAGATGAAAATAATCGTTTCCTTTCTTTGAATAAAGAAGGCGAGTTAGAAATCGAACATGAATTACAGGAATCTCCTCTTTATGAACAAACATTAGAGGAAATTATGTTGTTAAGTGAAGCGGGAAATCAATTCTCAGAGGAGAAAATCGCCAATGGTACGTTGAGTCCTGTGTTCTTCGGAAGTGCGTTAACAACATTTGGTGTACAAACGTTTTTGGATGCGTATTTACAGTTCGCTCCAGCGCCGCAAGCGAGAACGTCAACGAGTGGGGAAGTGGATCCAGAAAGCCAAGATTTCTCGGGTTTTATCTTTAAAATTCAAGCGAATATGAATCCAAAGCACCGAGATCGAATTGCCTTTTTACGTATTTGCTCTGGGAAATTTGAGCGTGGCATGAGTGTAAACTTAAGTCGTACGGGTAAACCAATTAATCTGTCTTCTTCTACACAATTTTTAGCTGATGACCGAAATACGGTAAATGAAGCGGTTAGCGGAGATATTATCGGGCTGTATGATACAGGGAACTATCAAATTGGGGATACGATTACAACGAGCAAAGATATGTATCAGTTTGAACGTTTGCCTCAATTTACACCAGAGCTATTTGTTCGGGTTACGGCTAAAAATGTCATGAAGCAAAAGCATTTTCATAAAGGCATTCATCAGCTTGTTCAAGAAGGGGCTATTCAGTTGTTTAAGACCGTACGAATGGAAGAATATTTATTAGGTGCAGTCGGACAGCTTCAATTTGAAGTATTTGAGCATCGGATGAGAAATGAATATAACGTCGAAGTTTTGATGGAGCGAATCGGCAGTAAAGTGACTCGTTGGGTAGAGGCGGATAAAGTAGATGAAAATCTACATAGCTCACGAAGCATTCTTGTGAAGGATCGGTATGAGAAGTATGTGTTCCTGTTCGAAAATGAATTTGCCCTACGTTGGTTCAATGATAAAAATCCAGATATAGAACTGTATAATCCAATGGATATAAAGTGAAACTTCCATCAGTGTGGGTTTCTTCCTCCCCGTTAAGAGTGGGATAAAATAAGTGTTTAATCTAAAGCTCATGCATAGTAGTTTGCATGAGCTATTTTTTGTTGGCGTTGATTACAAATGCTATTGATTTTTCATTTATTTAGGTCTAAAATCATAGCTAGGGCCATATTATGGTTAATTATTTGTGAGAAAATAGTCATAAAGTCATGGTTTTGTGGTTTTTATACGCTTCTGCATGTACAATTAATAACAGATAGAGCAGTTATATACGGGGCCTTTATAATGGACAAGATGTGTTGTAGTTCATGTGACTTAATGTTTGTTTTTAGAGAGAGTGGATATCTATTTCTTCATGGGATGGATGACCTGGAAAGTATGTATCCAGAAGTTATTAAGGCAAATGGCGAATTGTATCTCCCTTATCGTTCTAAAGAAGAAGTGATGGAACAAGTACAAATAATCCTTTCAAAATTAGATAGATACGATCACATAGAAGGAAATTTAGTTCAAGCAATATGTCGGCCGTCTATTATGTACTCGCTTCATCAATTATTACAGAATATAAAAGAACATGACATGATTCAAATTATTCGTCAGACGGAATTTATCAGCTTCTTTCAGCCTATTGTTTCGTTGCACAGTAATGAAATCATTGCCTTTGAAGCTTTACTACGAGATCCTTTAGCTAGAGTTTCACCTGGTCGGTTGTTTGAAGCTGCCCAAGCTACAGGTTTGCATTATCTATTAGATATGAAAGCAAGGCAAACAGCCAT from Peribacillus asahii carries:
- a CDS encoding peptide chain release factor 3, with the translated sequence MPTLHDQVQSRRTFAIISHPDAGKTTLTEKLLLFGGAIRDAGTVKARKTGKYATSDWMEIEKQRGISVTSSVMQFDYNDFRVNILDTPGHQDFSEDTYRTLMAVDSAVMVVDSAKGIEDQTMKLFKVCRMRGIPIFTFINKMDRQGKEPLELLAELEEVLGIETYPMNWPIGMGKDFVGIYDRFNNRIEQFKSEDENNRFLSLNKEGELEIEHELQESPLYEQTLEEIMLLSEAGNQFSEEKIANGTLSPVFFGSALTTFGVQTFLDAYLQFAPAPQARTSTSGEVDPESQDFSGFIFKIQANMNPKHRDRIAFLRICSGKFERGMSVNLSRTGKPINLSSSTQFLADDRNTVNEAVSGDIIGLYDTGNYQIGDTITTSKDMYQFERLPQFTPELFVRVTAKNVMKQKHFHKGIHQLVQEGAIQLFKTVRMEEYLLGAVGQLQFEVFEHRMRNEYNVEVLMERIGSKVTRWVEADKVDENLHSSRSILVKDRYEKYVFLFENEFALRWFNDKNPDIELYNPMDIK
- a CDS encoding RNA polymerase sigma factor gives rise to the protein MSKGKVSEKCSFTSTYKKFYKRLYYLALAIIKCPHLAHDITQETFIKAYYKKDTIVDMDKVGAWLSTVATRTAIDFCRKQKRICQVFQQELIEGMGCHTIVECEMELSCLKEDLCRQVMKLADKQREVLLLKVNGGLKETEIANVLHMKPTTVKVNLYRARKQLRRALTA
- a CDS encoding cold-shock protein encodes the protein MTVSGKVKWFNSEKGFGFIEVPGENDVFVHFSAIQGEGFKTLDEGQEVEFEIEEGNRGPQAKNVVKL